From Candidatus Thermoplasmatota archaeon, the proteins below share one genomic window:
- the rpsB gene encoding 30S ribosomal protein S2 — MDEQQPHQDNNGAMLVSEETYMTSGVHIGTRQKTADILEFIYKVRNDGLYIIDVKKTDERIRSAAKLLAKYDPARILAVSVRQYGHKPVRKLGELTGIRVVDGRFNPGTLTNPNSKEFFEPEIILLTDPLTDIQALHEAKNIGIPVLALCDTNNETKYIDVVIPTNNKGRRALALIYWLLTREILKNQGKIKSDEEFTATVEDFEAEI, encoded by the coding sequence ATGGATGAACAACAACCTCATCAGGATAACAACGGAGCTATGCTTGTATCTGAAGAGACGTATATGACGTCCGGTGTCCATATTGGTACACGACAAAAAACAGCTGATATTCTTGAGTTTATCTATAAAGTACGAAATGATGGTTTGTACATTATCGATGTGAAAAAAACCGATGAACGGATTCGCAGTGCGGCGAAGCTTTTAGCAAAATATGATCCTGCACGTATTTTAGCAGTGTCAGTCCGACAATATGGTCATAAACCGGTTCGAAAGCTTGGTGAGTTGACCGGGATTCGTGTGGTTGATGGTCGATTTAATCCTGGGACGTTAACCAATCCAAATTCAAAAGAGTTTTTTGAGCCAGAAATTATCCTTCTTACCGACCCGTTAACCGATATACAAGCTCTGCACGAGGCGAAAAATATTGGAATCCCAGTTCTTGCTCTCTGCGATACAAATAATGAAACTAAGTATATCGACGTCGTGATTCCAACCAATAATAAAGGCCGTCGGGCGCTTGCATTAATTTACTGGTTGCTTACCCGTGAAATCCTGAAAAATCAGGGAAAAATCAAATCTGATGAAGAATTCACTGCAACAGTTGAAGATTTCGAAGCAGAAATTTAA